The following coding sequences are from one Eucalyptus grandis isolate ANBG69807.140 chromosome 11, ASM1654582v1, whole genome shotgun sequence window:
- the LOC104426432 gene encoding transcription factor LHW isoform X1 encodes MGNIALREFLKSLCDSSFWIYAIFWKLQQENEMFLSWEDWHYDYSKVRTLTGNSPAELSTSDANQSLSFDDDGSIIDRTANQITFAVAKTSGLKYKLGEGVIGEVILTQSHCWVSLDDVLASNCKSETPFNIPDEWLPQISAGVKTILVLPLLPHGVLQLGSREKVPEIKEAVNHIKAMFSLIGYEQERCAPWTPNKNPTHSLSSPMPFFLDNMDGSLLMDSIYLSGMQSEGPENGAEANQDSVTNCQVIGQLENLQQSDDSETLVLPKGIPEISNLPSQPLNANHTDIVDDNNLWFSSMGEDSVVFKSHNLGMSAEFSHELSNSCTIDDTSEWPLKSRDIEHADHKPTNNMLNFPTDCELHKALGSSFQGWASETSVLFENAFSDFRLSHEMDYSYDVERSAEYLSRDDTEFLLEGVIPNRNGSSHSPSPSESNDTKLTVLSRRSDTSSKALNILEGTTSGENVFAVVTHCKDRVSVPSSPVSMNRVRSLIKKERWDEDHAPALARKGEKQLSGSKRRSRTGDNKKPRPRDRQLIQERLRELRILVPSSMKCSIDSLLERTIKHMLFLRRVTHQAEKLTKLETFEQKVDLQDNKNKWEYIPFSGGFHGRTNLTVESGCEFQACPAPIAVEDLNQPGHMLIKVICNEQGLFLEIAQVITRLELTILKGLLENYSKDTWACFIVEASKDFQKMDIFWPLMQLLHCTRAKVSSKK; translated from the exons ATGGGGAACATCGCTTTAAGAGAATTCCTCAAGAGTCTATGCGATAGTTCTTTCTGGATATATGCAATCTTCTGGAAGCTTCAACAGGAAAATGAGAT GTTCCTATCATGGGAAGATTGGCACTACGATTATTCAAAAGTGAGAACATTGACGGGAAATTCTCCTGCTGAACTGTCCACCAGTGATGCGAATCAATCTCTATCCTTTGATGATGATGGTAGCATTATAGACAGGACTGCAAATCAGATCACCTTTGCTGTGGCGAAAACATCAGGTCTTAAGTACAAACTGGGAGAAGG GGTTATTGGTGAAGTGATCTTGACACAGAGCCATTGCTGGGTATCATTGGATGATGTGTTGGCCAGTAACTGCAAATCAGAGACACCTTTCAAT ATTCCAGATGAATGGTTGCCCCAGATTTCAGCTGGTGTCAAG ACTATTCTAGTACTACCTCTTCTTCCACATGGAGTTTTGCAGCTTGGTTCACGTGAAAAG GTTCCGGAAATTAAGGAGGCAGTGAATCACATCAAAGCGATGTTTAGTTTGATTGGATATGAACAGGAACGATGTGCACCTTGGACTCCAAACAAGAATCCGACTCACTCATTGTCTTCGCCAATGCCTTTTTTCTTGGATAACATGGATGGTTCCTTGCTTATGGATAGTATCTATTTAAGTGGTATGCAGTCTGAAGGCCCAGAGAATGGTGCCGAAGCAAATCAAGACAGTGTGACTAATTGTCAAGTCATAGGTCAGCTAGAAAATCTCCAACAATCTGATGATAGTGAGACTCTTGTTCTGCCAAAGGGAATTCCTGAAATATCTAACTTACCGAGTCAACCTCTTAATGCAAACCACACGGACATAGTGGATGATAACAATTTGTGGTTTTCTAGTATGGGTGAGGACTCAGTAGTCTTTAAATCTCACAACCTAGGAATGTCCGCAGAATTTTCTCATGAATTATCGAATTCTTGCACCATCGATGATACTTCCGAATGGCCACTCAAAAGCAGGGATATTGAGCATGCAGATCATAAGCCCACGAACAATATGTTAAACTTTCCCACAGATTGTGAGCTGCACAAAGCACTCGGATCATCTTTCCAGGGATGGGCGAGTGAGACATCCGTCTTATTTGAAAATGCATTCAGCGACTTCAGGTTGAGTCATGAAATGGATTACTCTTATGATGTTGAGAGATCAGCCGAGTACCTCTCCAGAGATGATACTGAGTTTCTGTTGGAAGGTGTCATCCCAAATAGAAATGGCAGCTCACATTCTCCTTCACCTAGCGAGTCAAATGATACCAAATTAACAGTCTTGTCAAGGCGATCTGATACTTCCTCTAAGGCACTTAATATTCTCGAAGGAACAACTTCAGGCGAGAATGTCTTTGCTGTGGTTACTCATTGTAAAGACAGGGTTAGTGTTCCGTCTTCTCCAGTTTCCATGAACAGGGTAAGATCATTAATTAAAAAGGAGCGCTGGGATGAAGATCATGCTCCAGCACTGGCCAGGAAGGGAGAGAAGCAATTATCTGGCTCCAAAAGGAGGAGCAGAACAGGTGACAACAAAAAGCCTAGACCAAGAGATAGACAGTTGATCCAGGAGCGACTCCGAGAACTTCGCATACTTGTCCCCAGCAGCATGAAG TGTAGCATAGACAGCCTCCTAGAACGGACAATAAAGCACATGCTCTTCCTGAGAAGGGTGACTCATCAGGCCGAGAAGCTGACAAAATTGGAAACCTTTGAG CAAAAGGTCGATCTACAAGACAACAAGAATAAGTGGGAATATATACCTTTTAGTGGCGGTTTCCATGGAAGAACTAACTTGACTGTTGAAAGTGGATGCGAGTTCCAAGCCTGCCCTGCACCTATAGCTGTTGAAGATCTTAATCAACCAGGGCACATGCTCATAAAG GTGATATGCAATGAACAAGGGCTATTCTTAGAGATTGCTCAGGTGATCACACGTCTAGAGTTAACCATTCTTAAAGGACTACTTGAGAATTACTCCAAAGATACCTGGGCCTGTTTTATTGTTGAG GCTTCCAAGGACTTTCAAAAGATGGATATCTTCTGGCCACTCATGCAACTTCTGCACTGCACAAGAGCTAAAGTTTCAAGCAAGAAATGA
- the LOC104426432 gene encoding transcription factor LHW isoform X2, whose amino-acid sequence MGNIALREFLKSLCDSSFWIYAIFWKLQQENEMFLSWEDWHYDYSKVRTLTGNSPAELSTSDANQSLSFDDDGSIIDRTANQITFAVAKTSGLKYKLGEGVIGEVILTQSHCWVSLDDVLASNCKSETPFNIPDEWLPQISAGVKTILVLPLLPHGVLQLGSREKVPEIKEAVNHIKAMFSLIGYEQERCAPWTPNKNPTHSLSSPMPFFLDNMDGSLLMDSIYLSGMQSEGPENGAEANQDSVTNCQVIGQLENLQQSDDSETLVLPKGIPEISNLPSQPLNANHTDIVDDNNLWFSSMGEDSVVFKSHNLGMSAEFSHELSNSCTIDDTSEWPLKSRDIEHADHKPTNNMLNFPTDCELHKALGSSFQGWASETSVLFENAFSDFRLSHEMDYSYDVERSAEYLSRDDTEFLLEGVIPNRNGSSHSPSPSESNDTKLTVLSRRSDTSSKALNILEGTTSGENVFAVVTHCKDRVSVPSSPVSMNRVRSLIKKERWDEDHAPALARKGEKQLSGSKRRSRTGDNKKPRPRDRQLIQERLRELRILVPSSMKCSIDSLLERTIKHMLFLRRVTHQAEKLTKLETFEFVGHILVNPFLAVVLSCEPHEKIKHRSILYCRRQEYLISYLLSLR is encoded by the exons ATGGGGAACATCGCTTTAAGAGAATTCCTCAAGAGTCTATGCGATAGTTCTTTCTGGATATATGCAATCTTCTGGAAGCTTCAACAGGAAAATGAGAT GTTCCTATCATGGGAAGATTGGCACTACGATTATTCAAAAGTGAGAACATTGACGGGAAATTCTCCTGCTGAACTGTCCACCAGTGATGCGAATCAATCTCTATCCTTTGATGATGATGGTAGCATTATAGACAGGACTGCAAATCAGATCACCTTTGCTGTGGCGAAAACATCAGGTCTTAAGTACAAACTGGGAGAAGG GGTTATTGGTGAAGTGATCTTGACACAGAGCCATTGCTGGGTATCATTGGATGATGTGTTGGCCAGTAACTGCAAATCAGAGACACCTTTCAAT ATTCCAGATGAATGGTTGCCCCAGATTTCAGCTGGTGTCAAG ACTATTCTAGTACTACCTCTTCTTCCACATGGAGTTTTGCAGCTTGGTTCACGTGAAAAG GTTCCGGAAATTAAGGAGGCAGTGAATCACATCAAAGCGATGTTTAGTTTGATTGGATATGAACAGGAACGATGTGCACCTTGGACTCCAAACAAGAATCCGACTCACTCATTGTCTTCGCCAATGCCTTTTTTCTTGGATAACATGGATGGTTCCTTGCTTATGGATAGTATCTATTTAAGTGGTATGCAGTCTGAAGGCCCAGAGAATGGTGCCGAAGCAAATCAAGACAGTGTGACTAATTGTCAAGTCATAGGTCAGCTAGAAAATCTCCAACAATCTGATGATAGTGAGACTCTTGTTCTGCCAAAGGGAATTCCTGAAATATCTAACTTACCGAGTCAACCTCTTAATGCAAACCACACGGACATAGTGGATGATAACAATTTGTGGTTTTCTAGTATGGGTGAGGACTCAGTAGTCTTTAAATCTCACAACCTAGGAATGTCCGCAGAATTTTCTCATGAATTATCGAATTCTTGCACCATCGATGATACTTCCGAATGGCCACTCAAAAGCAGGGATATTGAGCATGCAGATCATAAGCCCACGAACAATATGTTAAACTTTCCCACAGATTGTGAGCTGCACAAAGCACTCGGATCATCTTTCCAGGGATGGGCGAGTGAGACATCCGTCTTATTTGAAAATGCATTCAGCGACTTCAGGTTGAGTCATGAAATGGATTACTCTTATGATGTTGAGAGATCAGCCGAGTACCTCTCCAGAGATGATACTGAGTTTCTGTTGGAAGGTGTCATCCCAAATAGAAATGGCAGCTCACATTCTCCTTCACCTAGCGAGTCAAATGATACCAAATTAACAGTCTTGTCAAGGCGATCTGATACTTCCTCTAAGGCACTTAATATTCTCGAAGGAACAACTTCAGGCGAGAATGTCTTTGCTGTGGTTACTCATTGTAAAGACAGGGTTAGTGTTCCGTCTTCTCCAGTTTCCATGAACAGGGTAAGATCATTAATTAAAAAGGAGCGCTGGGATGAAGATCATGCTCCAGCACTGGCCAGGAAGGGAGAGAAGCAATTATCTGGCTCCAAAAGGAGGAGCAGAACAGGTGACAACAAAAAGCCTAGACCAAGAGATAGACAGTTGATCCAGGAGCGACTCCGAGAACTTCGCATACTTGTCCCCAGCAGCATGAAG TGTAGCATAGACAGCCTCCTAGAACGGACAATAAAGCACATGCTCTTCCTGAGAAGGGTGACTCATCAGGCCGAGAAGCTGACAAAATTGGAAACCTTTGAG TTTGTGGGTCACATCCTCGTCAACCCTTTCCTGGCTGTAGTACTTTCCTGTGAGCCACATGAGAAGATCAAGCACAGATCTATACTATATTGTCGTCGTCAGGAATATCTCATTTCATATTTGCTTAGCCTTAGGTGA
- the LOC104426433 gene encoding ultraviolet-B receptor UVR8, with amino-acid sequence MEEERRRNVVYMCGYLPGASPEKSPMLSPTPARDPGGDSWKDVFGGGCGFAMAVSDSGKLITWGSADDEGQSYMTSGKHGDTPEPFPLPTQASVLKAAAGWAHCVTVTEPGETYTWGWKECVPSGKLISDLAFVGSFQKEVLTRQSALLMSPRSQASSPNSGTVSQLNDRKVVEETVKRRKVLSAKQENESVTPGEETFTPSPCLVILGPGVRISTVAAGGRHSLALSDVGQVWGWGYGGEGQLGLGSKIKMVSSPHLIPCIQTPNPGKDGALTSSQGSISSGIQTSKAPGNYVKGIACGGRHSAVITDAGALLTFGWGLYGQCGQGSTNDQLRPTCVSSLLGTAIGGIAAGLWHTICVSTEGRVYSFGGNQFGQLGTGGESAEMIQTLPRLLECPDWKGKQVMMVSSGARHNAVLTEDGQVFSWGWNKYGQVLEIQLIAISLPTYQSMAVSQEMLRVGGGTHCCWLKFPCRSLTCHL; translated from the exons atggaggaggagaggaggcggAATGTGGTGTACATGTGCGGTTATCTCCCCGGAGCCTCGCCGGAGAAGTCGCCGATGCTCTCTCCGACGCCGGCGCGGGACCCCGGCGGAGACTCGTGGAAGGACGTCTTCGGCGGCGGCTGCGGGTTCGCCATGGCGGTCTCAG ATTCTGGAAAGCTAATTACTTGGGGTTCAGCAGATGATGAAGGTCAAAGCTACATGACATCAGGAAAGCATGGG GATACTCCAGAGCCTTTTCCTCTCCCTACTCAAGCGTCGGTTTTGAAGGCTGCTGCTGGTTGGGCTCATTGTGTTACAGTAACAG AGCCAGGTGAAACATACACTTGGGGTTGGAAAGAGTGTGTTCCTTCTGGCAAACTCATCTCAGATCTGGCTTTTGTAGGAAGCTTCCAAAAGGAAGTTCTCACAAGACAAAGTGCTTTATTGA TGAGCCCTAGATCTCAAGCCTCAAGCCCAAATAGTGGGACGGTCAGTCAACTTAATGACAGAAAGGTTGTTGAAGAAACTGTGAAGCGAAGAAAAGTATTATCAGCTAAACAAGAAAATGAGAGTGTAACACCAGGGGAGGAAACATTCACACCATCACCTTGTCTTGTCATCTTGGGACCTGGAGTGAGAATTAGCACCGTTGCTGCTGGTGGGCGCCACTCTTTAGCCTTGTCAG ATGTGGGACAGGTCTGGGGTTGGGGCTATGGAGGTGAAGGACAGCTAGGTTTGGGTTCCAAGATAAAAATGGTGTCTTCTCCTCATCTAATACCTTGCATTCAGACACCCAATCCGGGTAAAGATGGCGCTCTGACCAGTAGCCAAGGAAGCATCAGTTCAGGAATACAGACTTCAAAAGCGCCTGGAAATTATGTGAAAGGAATTGCTTGTGGAGGTCGACATAGTGCGGTAATTACAG ATGCTGGAGCATTGCTAACTTTTGGATGGGGGCTCTATGGGCAG TGTGGACAAGGGAGTACAAATGATCAACTCAGACCAACTTGTGTATCTTCTTTACTGGGAACTGCTATTGGGGGAATTGCTGCTGGTCTCTGGCATACAATCTGTGTTTCTACGGAAGGTCGAGTATATTCCTTTGGTGGGAACCAGTTTGGACAATTAGGGACTGGTGGAGAAAGTGCAGAG ATGATTCAGACTCTGCCCCGACTTTTGGAATGTCCAGATTGGAAGGGTAAGCAAGTGATGATGGTATCTTCTGGAGCCCGTCATAATGCAGTACTGACAG AGGATGGACAAGTTTTTAGCTGGGGATGGAACAAGTACGGACAG GTCTTGGAGATTCAATTGATCGCAATATCCCTTCCCACGTACCAATCGATGGCTGTCTCCCAAGAAATGTTGCGTGTGGGTGGTGGCACACATTGTTGCTGGCTGAAGTTTCCGTGTAGATCTCTGACATGTCACTTGTGA
- the LOC104426434 gene encoding tropinone reductase homolog At5g06060: MHFASLATHDQPPPLLPSNDIQPASSLLTLVVSSLPIPTSPIAKGKENLEEEVMESAGTSFNDRRWSLKGKTALVTGGTRGIGYAIVAELAGLGASVHTCSRNEKELNERVEEWRGKGFQVSGSVCDLTCNTQKEALVKTVSSVFDGKLNILVNNAATVVLKGVLDHTLEDCSYVLKANLESPYHLCQLAHPLLKASGDGNIVFLSSIAGEVALPALSIYSASKGAINQLTKNLACEWAKDNIRINTVAPGPVKTTIAKPEPEIKEKFLKMLARMPLHRLGEPNEISSVVAFLCLPAASYVTGQVISVDGGYTVGF; this comes from the exons ATGCACTTCGCCTCCTTGGCCACGCACGACCAGCCGCCTCCACTGTTGCCGTCCAACGACATCCAGCCGGCGTCCTCACTCCTCACCCTCGTGGTCTCCTCTCTCCCGATTCCCACATCGCCG ATCgcgaaaggaaaagaaaacttgGAGGAAGAAGTCATGGAAAGTGCTGGTACGAGCTTCAACGACCGAAGGTGGTCGCTGAAAGGCAAGACCGCTTTGGTCACTGGTGGAACCAGAGGGATTGG GTACGCGATCGTAGCAGAGCTAGCGGGGCTCGGCGCGAGTGTACACACCTGTTCTCGCAACGAGAAAGAGCTCAACGAGCGAGTGGAAGAGTGGCGAGGCAAAGGATTTCAAGTGAGTGGTTCGGTCTGTGACCTCACTTGCAATACCCAAAAGGAAGCGCTGGTTAAGACCGTCTCCTCTGTTTTTGATGGCAAGCTGAACATTCTG GTAAACAATGCGGCGACAGTTGTTCTTAAGGGCGTGCTAGATCACACACTGGAGGACTGCTCTTACGTGTTGAAAGCCAACCTCGAGTCCCCTTACCATCTGTGCCAACTTGCGCATCCACTCCTGAAAGCTTCAGGAGATGGCAACATTGTGTTTCTTTCCTCGATTGCGGGTGAAGTAGCTCTACCTGCACTCTCGATTTACTCTGCTTCCAAAG GAGCTATCAATCAGCTTACCAAGAACTTGGCATGTGAATGGGCGAAAGACAACATTCGGATCAACACCGTGGCTCCTGGGCCCGTGAAAACCACCATCGCAAAACCT GAACCGGAAATCAAAGAGAAGTTTCTCAAGATGCTTGCGCGAATGCCTCTCCATCGGTTGGGAGAGCCCAACGAGATCTCATCCGTGGTCGCGTTTCTTTGCCTTCCCGCGGCTTCATATGTCACAGGGCAGGTCATTAGTGTGGATGGTGGCTACACGGTGGGCTTCTAA